A stretch of DNA from Candidatus Micrarchaeum acidiphilum ARMAN-2:
ATGCTGCAATTGGCCTTTTCGAGCGTTTTTTTTGCGCTTTGCGAATACCAGATTGCAGACAAGCTTATCTTGTGGTCTATGCTTCCCTTTGACAAGACCTTGCCAGGCACTATTACCACATCGCCATCATTCGAGTTTTCATTTATCTTGTAGAGGTCCACTACGTGCCTCTTCCTCTTCGGCATGTCAACCATCTTGATCAGCTTGCCATAGAGCTTTCTGTCCCGGTTCTTGCTCCTCTCGCTTTTCAAAAGGCCAATCCATTCCTTTATCTGATTGTTTTCAGCATTTGTCTTCATTATCATCACTTATTGCGGAGGGTGAGATTTGAACTCACGCAGTCCCTAAAGACACAGGAGTTCCAAACAATTTTAATAATTAATTATTAAAAATTGATCCTCAGTCCTGCGCATTTGGCCATGCTCTGCCACCTCCGCATATCATTCAAGCTTTTTCAATACCTTGGAGAATTCCTTCATGTTTTCCTTTATTGCGTCGCAAGCTTTAATAATGATATCCCTAGGCGGCATCTGGCCGAAAGTTTCAACATAAAACTTGAATTCATCATCTGCGGTGGCTTCGTATGTCACAAGCCCGGGCTGGAACTTTGCATGCTTCAATGCAGAGCCCATAACTGCCTTGCCCTCAATCCTTATCTTCTGGTCCCTGCCTAATTTTATAATCGGTATATTCGGGTTTGCCACAACCACGCTCTTATCCGAGCTTTCCAGACTTTTGGAATAAATCGTGCCAGGCCCGGCCGCCTCCAGCGTAAAAAGTATTTCGTCTTTGTCCGACGAGCCGTGCGGTGTAATCAATGGCACCAGGCCTATCCTGTGCGCGATGTATTCGTCGAACATGGAACTGGTATTCTCGTACACTGTTACCTTGTCTATTGCAAATGCCTTTATGCCGTTTATCGCAATCCTTCGAAGGGCATTTGCATAATTTGCAGTGGCACCTTTGAGCACGAATTCGAATACCTTATCATCGTCTCTCAGAACTTCTATTTCCATTTAAGAACCCCGATAGCGGTTTCACATTTTATTGCAGGCCAATCAAAGGCGCCGGCAAAAGAAAGCAAAATAAAGTTGCATTTTCTTTATGCTTGTCACATTTATTAAACTATCTGTAATAATATATTTTTATACTACAAAATATCTATAAATCTTTATGTGGTGATGCCTTGAGCTTTGAGGATGTCCTTTCTGCAAAAATCTCTGACAAATCTGTTGCGCAAAAGCAGCTCATCCTGACCTTCAAGGAGCGGCCGCACGTTTCAAAGTCCAAAATTGACGCAAATGAGGATTCAAAGTACCTAAACGTGGGCGAATCCGCATCAACGGTCTACGGCGAGACAAGCCAGAGGTACATATCCGCGCAGAACATCTCCTATGACTTGATACTCTCAATATATGACGTCAATTCATCCGCCCTTTTCTGCGCCAGGGCATACAAGACGGTGCTGCCCCTAGAGCCGAAGATAGCCTCATTTCTGAAATCCTTGCACGGTCCGCACCTGGAAGCTAGGCTGATAGGTATGCAAAACAACCAGGATATCGAGATACTCAAAGAGGTAATGAAGATGCAGAAGAAGTACAAAATCCCAATCTTCGAAGTCGATCTTTTCGGAAACGCGACTAGAAACATTGCCTTAGACGCAAAGGTGGGGATGAGTTTCGACATCCTGTTAGGTGACAGGCTGTATAGACCAGGCGAGCTGCTAAACAAAACTACTCTGGAGCAGTTCGAGCGGACCATAAAAAGCCCAAGTTAGCTGTCAAAGTCTTTTACATAAACGTCAGAGTATACGGATTTACCCTCTAAGAATTCGCTTTTTTTAAGCTTTATGGCTCTGCATGTGAAACATCCAAACTCCGTGTCTTCGAAAGAGTCGAGAAACACTTTCAATTCGGCCATTTCAACCTTGCCGGCAAACCTCCCTACTGTCAAATGCGGGGCAAACTGCTTTCTGTCAAATGCTACGCCGCACTCAGATGCCATGGAAGCAAGCCTGCCATGGAGCTCGCCGAGCACTGTAGCGCCTTCACCTACTTTTGCAAAAAGCACCCTGGGGTCCGAATGCGTGAAAACATCAAAACCTCTAAAGCATATATCGAATTTGCTAAAGTGCTCCGATTCAATCATTTTTGAAAGGGATTCCAGATTCCCGCGCTGCGTGTTGCCCATGAAAAGCAGTGTCAGATGCAGTTTGTCTTTTTCTACAATTCTAATCCCGTCTAGCCTGGATGAATTCACAAGCGCGTAAATCTTTGACAACAGTTCTTCGTCAGGCTCTATCGATGCAAAAGCTCTCATGCAAACACAAGAAATGAGGAACGAAAAACTTTTTAATCTAATTGTACCATAAACTATATGCAAGC
This window harbors:
- a CDS encoding 50S ribosomal protein L18e produces the protein MKTNAENNQIKEWIGLLKSERSKNRDRKLYGKLIKMVDMPKRKRHVVDLYKINENSNDGDVVIVPGKVLSKGSIDHKISLSAIWYSQSAKKTLEKANCSILPFSEALKQKKIKIVI
- a CDS encoding RNA polymerase insert, with product MEIEVLRDDDKVFEFVLKGATANYANALRRIAINGIKAFAIDKVTVYENTSSMFDEYIAHRIGLVPLITPHGSSDKDEILFTLEAAGPGTIYSKSLESSDKSVVVANPNIPIIKLGRDQKIRIEGKAVMGSALKHAKFQPGLVTYEATADDEFKFYVETFGQMPPRDIIIKACDAIKENMKEFSKVLKKLE
- a CDS encoding 2'-5' RNA ligase; translation: MRAFASIEPDEELLSKIYALVNSSRLDGIRIVEKDKLHLTLLFMGNTQRGNLESLSKMIESEHFSKFDICFRGFDVFTHSDPRVLFAKVGEGATVLGELHGRLASMASECGVAFDRKQFAPHLTVGRFAGKVEMAELKVFLDSFEDTEFGCFTCRAIKLKKSEFLEGKSVYSDVYVKDFDS